AAGCTGGAGCCACGCCATGGACTTGACCGCATCGCGCAGTGTTGCCTGCCTGCCATCGTGAAAATAGGGCCAGGTGAGGGCGATGTTGCGAAGGCTGGGCACCTTGAACACCAGCTCGTCGTACTCCTCCTTGGTGACCTCGATCCGCCCCTTGTCGGCATCGTTTTCGTAGACGTTCACGATCCCGATCTTCTTGTAGTTGTTCCCCCCTAGCAACGGACCGTAGTGGCACGTCGTGCAGCCAATCGTGAGGAATTCGTTCAATCCGGCCCGTTCATTCAGGGTCAGCGCGCTGTCGTCCCCCTTGAGGAAGTCATCGAACCGGTCACGGGTGATCAACGTCCGCTCGAAGGCCGCCACGGCGCGCGCGAAATTGTCGTAGCTGACGGGTGTCGCCTCGCCCGGAAAGGCCTTCTTGAACGCCGCGGCGTACCCGGCGTCGGCGTTCAAACGTTCCAGCACGACCTCCGGGGCGGGCATGGCCATTTCGATCGGGTTCAACACCGGGCCCTTGGCCTGGTCCTCCAGCGTCTCCGCGCGGCCGTCCCAGAACTGGGCGACATGGAAGCCGGCGTTGAGCACCGTGGGCGAATTCCGGCCCCCTCGCTCGCCCTTGGCTCCCGGGGAGGTGGGCTCGTTGTCCACACCGCCCTTGCCTTCATCCACCCGGTGACAGGTGTTGCACGACTGGGATTGATTCAGCGACAGCCGCTTTTCAAAGAACAGCTTCTGACCCAGAGCCACGCGCTCCGGAGTATCGTTTTCAGATCCCGGCATCCTGTCGGGAAGCGGCGCCAGCAATTCGAGGGCCTTGGTGCGAAGGGTTTTCGCGTCGGGTGTTTCGGCAGCCAGCGCGGAGCCGAAGGAGCCGGCCGCGAGGCCGAGGGCAAGGAGCAATGTGCGATTCATGGACGATTTTGAAACTTCAGGATCTCGAGAGCATTCCGAATTTGCAGTCGGCCCGTCCATCTTGGCGCGGACCGGCCGCGCCGCAACCCCCGGGACGCCACGGGCCGCATCCATAAGAATTGCTTCCGACCCGCAGTGCCGCCGGCCGCGACGGCTTGCAGGTCACAAGGGCGGCCGTAGGCTCGCCCGGTGATCTCAATTTCGGTCTCCCGCACCCACCGTGCGATCGCAGCCGCGCTGCTGCTCCTCCCGGCCCTGCCAGGACGCGGTACGGAGCCCGTCCGACCTCTGGACCTGGCCCGTCAGTTGAACGAGGCCTTTGTGGCCGTGGTGGAATCGGTGTCGCCCGCCGTGGTGGTGATTGATGTGGCGCAGCGGGAGGTGACCGAGGAGTTCAACGCCTCCAACCCATGGCTCGAGCTCCTGCCCGAGGGATGGCGGGAACAGCTCCGCCGCGAGCAGGAACAGCGCCGTCAGCAACGCCGCCAGAATCCCCCCGATGGCCCCCGGTTCGATGGCCAGGGGTCGGGAATGATCGTGAGCCCGGAGGGGGACGTCCTCACGAACCACCACGTGGTCGAGGGCGCCGAAAAACTCCGGATCCGGCTTCGGGACGGCCGGAAGTTTGACGTGGAGGTTCGCGGATCGGATCCCGACTCCGATCTTGCGGTCCTCCGGATCAAGAATCCCCCCGCAGACCTCCCCGCGATCACCTTCGGCGATTCCGACAAGGTCCGCGTTGGCGAATTCGCGATCGCCATTGGAGCCCCCTACCGGCTCGACTACAGCGTCAGCGTCGGTCACATCAGCGCCAAGGGTCGCAGCGATCTGATGGGCGGCATGTTCGATCAGGCCTTCCTCCAGACCGATGCCAACATCAATCCGGGGAACTCGGGCGGCCCCCTTGTGGACATCGAGGGACGGGTGATCGGGGTCAACTCGATGATCCGGGGACTCAACTCCGGCATCGGATTTGCCATTCCGTCCAATCTGGCCCGCGAGATCACGTCCCGACTGGTTGAGGACGGACGGTTTGTCCGCGCCTGGCTCGGCATCTCCATCGGAGCCCTCCGGGAGGATGAGAACGTCCGGCGCACGGTTCCCGACCTGGAGGATGGCGTGGTGGTGACCGGAATCGCGCCGGACGGACCTTCGAGCCGCGCCCGCCCCCGGCTGCAACCCAGCGATGTCATCACCGCGGTGGACGGCCGGGCCGTGGCGGGTCCAAACGAATTGCGCGCCATTGTCTCGCGAAAGCGCCCGGGATCCACGGTGGTGCTCGACGTCCGGCGGGCCGGCGATTCCCTCGAAGTTCAGGTGGAGCCCGGGGCACTGCCCCCCGCGGAAGAGCGGATGATCCAGTTCACGCGGCGATCACGCGACCGCGATGTTCGGGAGACCCACGGCATTGAAGTCGAAGCCTTGCCGGCGGCCCAGGAGTCCAACGGGTCGCCTCCGGGCGGCGTGCGGGTGTCGGCGGTCCTCCCGGGCAGCGTGGCCGCAAGCGAAGGCGTCCAACCGGGGGACGTCCTTTCCGAGATCAACCACCAACCGGTGGATTCGCCCCAGCAAGCCCGGAGAATGCTGGAGGCATCCGACCTCAGCCGCGGGATCCTGCTGCGCCTCGAACGCGAGGGTCAGGAAACGTTCCGCGTGTTGCGACCGCGGAGGGAATGATGCGGGGCTGTGCCGCGACCGTCCCGCGGGCCGGTTTGACCGGAAGGGCGGACGCTGATACAACCGCGCCGCCGATGCAAAAGAAGTCCTCCCGCCGCCCTGCCGCCAAGTTCCAGCGTATCCTCTTGAAACTCAGCGGTGAGGCCCTTGGGGGTCCCGGGGCAGCCGGCATTCACCCGGAGTCCGTGCACAACATGGCCGCGCAGGTGGCCGAAGTTCGCAAGCTCGGCGTCCAGATCGTCGTCGTGGTCGGTGGTGGAAACATTTTCCGGGGCGTGTCGGGCAGCGAACGGGGCATCGAACGCGCCACTGGCGACTACATGGGCATGCTCGCCACGGTCATCAATGCCCTCGCGCTTCAGGACGCCTTGGAGAAGCAGGATGTCCACACCCGGGTGCTCAGCGCCATCAGCATGATCGCGATCGCCGAGCCGTTCATTCGCCGTCGCGCCATCCGCCATCTGGA
Above is a window of Verrucomicrobiia bacterium DNA encoding:
- the pyrH gene encoding UMP kinase, with the protein product MQKKSSRRPAAKFQRILLKLSGEALGGPGAAGIHPESVHNMAAQVAEVRKLGVQIVVVVGGGNIFRGVSGSERGIERATGDYMGMLATVINALALQDALEKQDVHTRVLSAISMIAIAEPFIRRRAIRHLEKGRVVIVAAGTGNPYFSTDTAAALRANEMNAEVVLKATKVDGVYNKDPKKHPDAVRYTRLSYDEALKQDLKVMDSAAFALCRDNKMPIIVFDFFKPHNLHQVVTGRPVGTLVAD
- a CDS encoding c-type cytochrome; this encodes MNRTLLLALGLAAGSFGSALAAETPDAKTLRTKALELLAPLPDRMPGSENDTPERVALGQKLFFEKRLSLNQSQSCNTCHRVDEGKGGVDNEPTSPGAKGERGGRNSPTVLNAGFHVAQFWDGRAETLEDQAKGPVLNPIEMAMPAPEVVLERLNADAGYAAAFKKAFPGEATPVSYDNFARAVAAFERTLITRDRFDDFLKGDDSALTLNERAGLNEFLTIGCTTCHYGPLLGGNNYKKIGIVNVYENDADKGRIEVTKEEYDELVFKVPSLRNIALTWPYFHDGRQATLRDAVKSMAWLQLGLELDATQLDRLVAFLQTLTDKPRVAAK
- a CDS encoding trypsin-like peptidase domain-containing protein → MISISVSRTHRAIAAALLLLPALPGRGTEPVRPLDLARQLNEAFVAVVESVSPAVVVIDVAQREVTEEFNASNPWLELLPEGWREQLRREQEQRRQQRRQNPPDGPRFDGQGSGMIVSPEGDVLTNHHVVEGAEKLRIRLRDGRKFDVEVRGSDPDSDLAVLRIKNPPADLPAITFGDSDKVRVGEFAIAIGAPYRLDYSVSVGHISAKGRSDLMGGMFDQAFLQTDANINPGNSGGPLVDIEGRVIGVNSMIRGLNSGIGFAIPSNLAREITSRLVEDGRFVRAWLGISIGALREDENVRRTVPDLEDGVVVTGIAPDGPSSRARPRLQPSDVITAVDGRAVAGPNELRAIVSRKRPGSTVVLDVRRAGDSLEVQVEPGALPPAEERMIQFTRRSRDRDVRETHGIEVEALPAAQESNGSPPGGVRVSAVLPGSVAASEGVQPGDVLSEINHQPVDSPQQARRMLEASDLSRGILLRLEREGQETFRVLRPRRE